The genomic window GTTAACAATAGTTATTTCAGTGTTTTTAATAGATATAATAACAGCAGCAATAGTATTTTTTAACAGGGGTTTTGCTTTTCCGCGTAGTGTTTTTATTGTAGCTTTTTTTGTTCAATTTATATTAATTTTTCTTCTTAAAATTACAGTTCTAAACATAATAAAACGAAACAAGAAATCACAAAATATTTTACTAGTTGTATCAGATACGCAATCAAATCTTATGACTAAAGAGTTTTTATTAAATAAAATAAATGGTGATTGCATTAAACATGTATGCAATTCAATAACTCAAGAAACATATCAATTAATTGACGAGATGGATAAGGTTTATATTGATAGTAATATACCAAACAAATATAAGCTAGATTTAGTTGAATATTGTTCTAAGAAAAACAAAATTTTATATATAGTTCCGGGAATGCTCGAAATCGCATTAATGAACTCAAAAATTACACAGAGTAATGATATGTTGTTATTAAAAGTTGAGCAATTAGGTTTGTCATTTGAACAGAAAGTATTAAAAAGAGTTTTGGATATAGTTATATCAATTGGTGGATTGGCTATTACATTTCCTTTTTTATTAGTTACTTCAATAGCTATTAAATTATACGATAAAGGTCCTATATTTTATAAACAAGAAAGAGTTACTGAAAACAATAAAGTATTTAGCTTATATAAGTTTAGAACTATGATAGTTGATGCAGAAAAACATACGGGTCCAGTATTGGCTACAGAAAGAGATCCTAGGATAACTCCAATAGGTAGATTTCTTAGGGCTACTCGAATAGATGAACTTCCTCAGTTAATAAATGTACTAAAAGGAGATATGAGTATAGTAGGTCCAAGACCAGAAAGACCGTATTTTGTGGAAAAATTCAATAAAGAAATTGAAGAATTTAAATATAGAGTTTTTGTTAAAGCCGGTATAACCGGGTTAGCTCAAGTTTTAGGAAGATATTCTACTGATCCAGAAAATAAAGCTAAGTTTGATTTACTGTATATAAAAAAATATTCTTTACTTTTAGATATAAAAATTATATTTAATACTCTTAAAGTTATCTTTATTAAAGATAGTTCAGCAGGAGTTAAGGAAGATAAAAAGATAAATGAGGAATTAAAAAAAATTAATTTAAGTGCTTATGAAGAAGTAGTGACTACCGAAGAAGAATAAAATGCGTATTAGACAACTAGAGTCTATTCAAGTAATGACAATATATAAAGAATAAGGTGATAAATCATGAAAAAAGTATTATTTACAGCTACTGTTGATAGTCATATATTAAATTTTCATGTTCCTTATCTTAAATGGTTTAAAGAAAAAGGATATGAAGTTCATGTTGCAAGTAATGGGAATTCATCTATTCCTTTTGTTGATATAAAACATAATATTCTCTTTGAAAGATCTCCATTTAGGTTAGTGAATTTGAAAGCATATAAACAACTTAAAAAAATTATAGACAATAACAATTATAAATTGATACATTGTCATACTCCTATGGGAAGTGTTTTAACTCGATTAGCTGCTAAAAAAGCAAGAAAAAAAGAAACAAAAGTTATTTATACAGCACATGGTTTCCATTTTTTTAAGAGGGCACCAATAGTAAATTGGTTATTATACTATCCAGTT from Caldisalinibacter kiritimatiensis includes these protein-coding regions:
- a CDS encoding sugar transferase; amino-acid sequence: MKFLDEKRDGTFLKLFEFVIYVIFILLGFYSAFLIRFKMNPLSVNIEPFYQNIPYIIITSTIVFYIYDIVSTAKKSLYENVLTIVISVFLIDIITAAIVFFNRGFAFPRSVFIVAFFVQFILIFLLKITVLNIIKRNKKSQNILLVVSDTQSNLMTKEFLLNKINGDCIKHVCNSITQETYQLIDEMDKVYIDSNIPNKYKLDLVEYCSKKNKILYIVPGMLEIALMNSKITQSNDMLLLKVEQLGLSFEQKVLKRVLDIVISIGGLAITFPFLLVTSIAIKLYDKGPIFYKQERVTENNKVFSLYKFRTMIVDAEKHTGPVLATERDPRITPIGRFLRATRIDELPQLINVLKGDMSIVGPRPERPYFVEKFNKEIEEFKYRVFVKAGITGLAQVLGRYSTDPENKAKFDLLYIKKYSLLLDIKIIFNTLKVIFIKDSSAGVKEDKKINEELKKINLSAYEEVVTTEEE